The genomic window GTATATACCCACACACGCTCACTATCTCACACACTCACAgaccctcacacacacactcactttcACATAcactctcacactcacacacccacacCTACccacacattctcacacacactcacacatccccagTCCCCCTCACAGGCCCCTCCTCCCACCCTCTTCACCTGCTGATGTTGGATGTGGTATAAGACCCTGGCCTGAAGtggatctgggttcaaatcccagctccactatTGATTGGCCTGCTGTGTGAGCTCCGGCAAGTACCTTGGCCACTCTGAGTAGCTTGTGCCTCATTTGTGAAAGGGGCGGGATTCAAGGGACCGCCTTTAGGAAGGGAGGAGTCAATGCCTTCAGCCTGGAGGGAAGCTACTTGATGAGCAAGCTGCATTATTAGCTCTGCTGTCACTTTCCAGTTAATCCTCAACTGCCAACACCAATTAACACTTCTGGCAGCCTCCCCCCTTGCCCCCATCCCACCTCCTGTCTCCTCTCACCCTGCTCCACCCTCATCCCAGACACCTCCTGCTTTTTTGGGGGGCACATTCTTGACCTCATTGCTTGGGGTATTTCAGATTTATGGGTAAGGTGGTGGCAGGAAGTCCTGATACAAGTCCCTTTCCTCCATCAGCTTTTACTCTGAGGACCCTCTACTCCAGGAAGCCCATATAGATTCCCAGGAAGGACAGGGTTTCGTGTTCCTTCTCTGGCTTGAACCTTGATTGAAAGGGTCCTTGGGGGTCACTCCACACAACCCCCCACAACACCTCGGTGGCCACAGCAGGGGTTTGGTGTTTGCAGAGGCCAGGGAGAGGGCGACACACGATCCAGCCCTGAGTTGTAGCCTAGTTCTGGGCTGGCAGCCAAGGAGGGCacgggagaggaagagagagtgtTTGCAAACAGGGCGACTGCCAGGAAGGGGCCCAGGCAAGGGGGGGCAGGTGTGAAGGAAAGAAGGGCCCAGGTGGTGACTGTCAGCAGCGCCTGTGTGACCTTTCTTCATctgctgcacacacacacacacacagacacacacaggtccAAGGTTTCAGACACGCAAACACAGGATCCAATACCCACACACAAAGACACATGCAAACTCTCATTCCCTTTCTctctaatacacacacacacatatgcacaattACTTAAACACACTCAGGCTCAAACACGCAAAATCATATTATCATCCACCTACACAGACACAAATTCCCATTCTCTCTCTCATAAATACACAAAATGTACAAAATGGTATTATCATCTACCTACAGAGAGACCaaaaccctctctctctctcctctgtctcacacacagttacgtatacacacacacagactcaaaCTCTCATGTCGTTGTCACTAGTTGCCAAAATGCACAACATCATATTGCCGTCTACGTAGTACAGAGACACAAGctcccattttctctctctctctcacgcaCGTAattacttacacacacacacacacacacagactcaaaCTCTCATAGAAACACAAAATGCGCAAGTCATATCATCGCCCACATAAGAAGAAACACCTTCAGAccttcattctctttctctcacatacAGATATGTACACAGTTACTTATACATACACGGAGGCTCAAACTCTCCTGCTGTtgttcgttgctgtcgagttgattccgactcatggcgaccccatgtatgcagagtagaactgttccataaggttttcaaggctgtgatctttcagaagcagatcacagacctgttttccaaggtgcctctgagtggtttcgaactgccaaccttttggctagtagttgcatcacccagggaccccaaacTCTCCTAGACACACAGGTATACAGAAATACATGCTCCAACACACACAGGGGGAATAGATCAAATGAAGAACCACCTTCAAGACAATGAATGCCACGATACACCCAGGGCTACCATCtgctagagctgatgccctgatttgaacttctagcctcgaAAACTGTGAAGCAATAAATTTCTGgactttaaagccacccactttgtggtatttttgctatggcagcactaggtaactaagacgagGCATATCATAAAAAGGGGGCAACTCAACATATGGGTTGAAGAAAATAGCCAAGGGAGTTAGGTgggaaagaaactcaataagacagaaaaagagaaaaatgaaggaagGATCCAAGGATGAAGAGTTAAAGAGGACAGCAAGATGAGACTTGAATAAACAGGTGGGTTTgtttatttgacaaatatttactgaccaTCTACGGTAGGCCAGAGATCTTTCCAGACATACGGGACACAACAGGGAACAGGGCAGGCAAAGATCTCTGTCCTCCAGTTTACATTCCTGCAGGACAATACAAAATAACCGCAAAAAGTAAGTTATTCAGTTAGAAGGGGGTAAGTGCCATAGGACAAAGGGAAATAGAATAGAGGAGGGGGAGTcgatactgaagttgtcaaggatttcagtctacttggatccacaatccacgcccacggaagcagcagtcaagaaatcaaatgatatatgcattggtcaaatctgctgcaaaagatagctttaaagtgttaaaaagtgaagatgttactttgaggactaaagtgcacctgacccaagccgtggtattttcaatcacctcacgtgcatgcgaaaactggagaatgaataaggaagatcaaaaagaattggcgcctttgaattatggtgttgatgaagaatattgaatataccgtggactgtcagaagaatgaacaaatctgtcatggaagaagtacagccagaattcttagaaatgaggaaggacatcatgcttggtaaaaagagggtcattgaaaaagaggaagaccttcaacaggacggattgacacagtagctgcaacaatagactcaaacatagccatgattgtgaggatggcacagaaacgggcagtttttcattttttgttctcttgtacgtagggtcgctatgagtcagaactgactcaacagcacctaacaacaacaacaaggagattTACAAATGTGAAGTTGGAAGCAGGCTGCAGTACTACATTGGGTGGTCACAGCGGGCTTCACTGAAAAGGTGGGACTTAAGCGAAGATTTGCAGGAGGTAAGGGAAGGAACCAAGAGCACTGCAGGCAACAGGAACAGTAAGTGCAAATGTCCTGGGTTGGATGGAGACAGATATAAATACAGACTCTCAGAGACACCCCACAGACCAAGAGAAGGATAAACAGGTGGTCCCCGACTTACAACTTATTGGAGTTACCATGACCAACCACACTTAggactgtcttttttttcttaatcatattgttagtaatatacactacatacaatgttgcagcggGTAATTTGCTGGTgatatcattctcagatgttcactcgaaGATGTTCAATggtatgatttactgttcaaaacactgccacgTAGCAggctatgaaaactaaaaaaaaaaaagaggtatttgacttaagtCAGAACCAAGTTACGCTGGAGTTGTTGGAACAGAGCCTCATTGTGAGTCGAGGACTACCTGTAGAAAGAAGTCTGTAGACACAAGAGATAAGAATGACAGGGAGGGGAAAATACTGAGAGACAGAGATGAAAACAGACCGAAGAGAAACCAAAGGCCACCAAATGGATCCTGAGAAGACCTCAGAATGTGGGACCAATTGCCCTTTCTGAGTCTTCCCAGGCCAGACACACCACTCATTTCTACCTGTCTTCCCTCCCCAGCCCTTCTCACTCTCTGTCATCCACATCCCTCTTTCCCACACTTTCACCTTTCCCCTCCCGCTGCCTCCAGGGCTGGCCCAGGTAGCCCCTGACAGAGCTCACGGGACACCTCTTTCGGGGGTGAGGGTCCAGCAGCCCCCACAGCAGAGCATCCGCCACAGGCGTCAGGCCAAACCAGGGCTGTGGGCGGTCCTGGGGCTGCCTTGAGGCCTGCCAGATGAGGAAGTCCTCATAGAAGGGGTCAGCCTCTGCCAGAGGCTGGTCCCAGGGGAAGTAGCCAGTGAGGAGGCAGAAGAGCAGAACCCCCAGAGCCCAGGCGTCCAGGGCAGGTTGGATGGGCAGGCCTTCAGGAAGAGGTGGTGGGCCACAGAGCTCGGGGGCGGTGTACGGGATGGGTGGCCCAGCCAGGCGGAGCAGGGTCCCACGGGGCCGCGTGTGGCCAAAGTCGGTCAGCTTGACGTGCTGGCAGGTGGGGTCGCACACCAGTACATTCTCCGGCTTGAGGTCGCGGTACACCAGGCCGTGGGAGTGGATATGCTCCAGGGCCGAGGCCAGCTGGGCTGCACAGCTTTGGGCTGCTGGCTGTGGGAGGCCCACCTGTGGGGAAGAGGCTGTCAGGGGCCCCTTCACCTGCCCTGACAGCTAGAGGGAGACTGAGAAAAGATAGCTTCTCCTCAGCCCCAAGAAGCAGGTCCTGGGAGACTCAGGGAGAATTGAGGAGGCCAGGAAGAATCAAGGACCTTAAAAAAATTGGCTGCAATGAGACCTAAAGTGACTCCGTGAGGCCCAGTGCCCCCAGCGTGGCCTAGTGGGAGCCCGTGAGGCCCAGTGCCCCCCAGCGCAGCCTAGTGGGTACCCGTGAGGCCTGGTGTGCCCCAGTGAAGTCCAGTGTTGCTAAGTGAAGCCCAGTCAATCTCCATAGGGTGTAGTGTCTGTCGATTCTGGGATGTCAGTGAATTCCAGGAAGACCTAACTTTTCAGTGAGGGCTGTGAAGACCATTGAGACACCTCCAGGGTCTAAGTGAggcccaaacaaacaaacaaaaaacagttgccgtcaaaTCGACTCCAGCTCATACTGGCCCTATAtgagaatagaattgccccatagggtttcctaggctgtatgtagtctttatggaatcagatggtcaggcttttcttccatggcaccactgaatgggtttaaaccgccaacctttaggttagcagtcaagcgcaaaccatttgcaccatccaacaGTGAGGCCCAGGTGGTTCAGGTGCATTTCTGTGAGGCCCTACAAAGCCCTCTGAAGCAGGGTCAGACTCGCCTACCCACCTTGGGCTGAATGAAGGCGATGAGGTCCCCATGCAGAATGGGCTCCGTCAGGAAGCTGTAGGAGTCGGCCGACTCGATGCCGATGCCGTAGGAAGCCACAATAGCAGAATGCGTGCCCAGTGAGAGGCCAACACAGAACTCATACAGGAAGCCACGGAGGGAGGTGGAGGCCTTTGGGAGTTGCTTCAATGCCATGGGTGTGCCTGAAGGGAGCAGAGAGCAGATGGGGGGAGTGGGAGAGCAAAGGGTCACAGGagccagtgttatggattgaattgtatcccctaaacagataggttgaagtcctaacccctcgctatggattgaattgtgttccctaaaactgtgtgttggaatcctaacccctatacctgtggataggagtgcctaggtggcacaaacagttaagtacttgactactggttgacaggctggcagttccaacccacccaaaggcacactagaagacaggcctggtgatctgcttctgaaaggtcacacagccttgaaaaccgtacggagcacagttctactctgcacacatggggttgccatgagtgggaatggacttgaaggcaactaacaacaacaacaacaaccctgtggATGCGATTCTGTTATGTTcataaggccatatcagtgtataAAATAGTGTTCCTTAAACCTAATTCTGAGTTTTGTCCGtcctgttaaggattgaattatgtccaagAAAGAGATGATGATGTCCTAACcccgtacctgtgaatgtggctttatttgtttcctagggctccatggcaaaataccacaaattggatGGCTtgtgaaaacagaaatttattctctcacagttctggttcTCGAAGcccaaatcagggtgtcagccaggCCATGCTCTAtcagaaggctctaggggaaaatcctgTCTTGTCTTTCTTGGCTTCTGGTAGACTTGGCTTGTCataacagggtctttgaagatgttaccagttaacatgaggtcacactggaatAGGATGGCTCCTGGTCCagtatgagtggtgtccttataaaagaggggaagagacacagagacagacatagagggaagacagccatgtgatggtggaggcagagattggagttactCTGCAGCTGCAAACCTGGACTTCAAACCGGTTCTgaatggttcagtcatggccgatgGAAACGAGGGCAGCGTACActttgcatagcaaccaaatctcttgcacaTCAGCTTTTGACCTGAGTGGGAAACAGGCAGCGGtaccccactcaaagatggcagccaaccgTGCCTCTTTGAATGTGTGTCCCTCTCCACAGTCTTGCTAATGATCCAATCTCCCACATCAGGAAACTTTCAGGAGCCAATAATCCACTTTCCAGCATAAGGAAACTTTCAGGAGTCTGATGGGATTGGATTACTGGCAGGGCTGTGGAGAGCAACACGCATTCAAAGCCGAGCAGttggccgccatctttgagcagggcaccgcTGCCTGTTTCCTACTCAGGTCAAAAACTGATGTGCTATGCAGTGCATACACTGCCCTTGTTTCTGTCAACTGTGACTGAGCTGTTTAGAACCAGTTTAAAGCCCTGCTGCAAACCAAAGAACACCAACAATTGCCAgaagccaccagaaactaggagagaggcatggaatggATTCTCCCTCAAAGCCATCATAAGGAATCAACCCTacggacaccttgattttggacttctagcatccagaactgtgaaagaatacatttctgatattttaagCCACAAggcttgtggtactttgttatagcagccctaagaaactattacacatagggtttctatgagtcagaattgattcaatggcaatgggttttggttttattcctgTTTTGTGGGAAGGATGGAGGATGAGAATATGCTTGGCAAAAAGGCACCAGATGAGAGggagtgttatgggttgaaccgcgcccccccccccaaaatttatgCTTAAGTCCTAACTCCCGGTATCTGTGAATGTAACCCTGTTtaaaaatagggtctttgaagataaaaTTACTTAAGTTAAAATGAAGTCACATTGGAGtagaaggagcccctggtggtgcaactattaagcgctctgctgctaaccaaaagtttggcaatttgaacccacccagcagctccgtgggagacagatctggcaatctgctgccataaagattatagcccaaaaaccctacgaggcagttgtactctgtcatgtggggtcactacgcagttgtactctgtcatgtTGGGGGCACCACCCAACAAGAGGACTGGAATAGAGTGGGTCCTAagccaatctgagtggtgtccttataaaagagaagaagagacagagagacagagggaagacggccatATGACTACAGAGGCAGAGATGGAGTTAGGCTGCAGTTACAAACCAGGGAAGCTAAGAAAGAGACAGGCAGATCTCCCCTATAGCCTCCGGAGAGAGCGTGAACCTGCcgacacctgaatttggacttctagccacccaacttgtggtatttttagGGCAGCCTAGAACACTACTACAAGGGGAGCTTGTATGGCATACCTACCGCACACCGGCTTTACTTAGTGCTTGGTGGACTCCATCTCTCAGGATAATCCCCACAGTGACCACGAAATCGGCAAAATGAGAGAACTATGAGGGCAGGGACTCTGTCTTGCTCTCTATTGTCCCCAGCAACTAGAATAATTGAGAGGCGCTTGGAGAATCAATATTGCTTTCGGTCTAGAAATCATCACACGTTTGCAAAGGAGAAAGACTCTCTAGAGAGGTCAAGGTAGCCTCCAAGTTCTCATAGCACAGAAGCAGCGATTGTAAGACATGAATCAGGTCCACCAGAAGACCCAGATTTGCCAGCTTCCCCCTGGGCCCCCATCCCCACACTACACCTCCATCCCCAGGCCTTGGTACCTTTCTGGCGATGGGTGACCAGCAGGACCCGGCCAAAGCGGCCCTGGCCCAGGGGACGCGCATCCTGGTACAGTTCATCCACCTCAGCCCGGATGAGGGTCTGGGCACTCAGTGCCATCATGTCCTCCAGCACCAAGGCGGCCTCCTGGCCCTGCTGAAGCTCCTCTGCTGTGAGGACCCCCAGGCCCTCCTGAGCCCCATCCTTGGCGGCCCCTACCTCCGCCTGTTTCTCTTCTGACTGTTTGCCGGGCATCACTGTAATGGCAGACACAGACAGGGTGACCAGGGTGTGGTCCATAAGACCTGGAGTCCAGGGAGAAGGGGCTGGGATCTGGACTTCTGAGTCTGAGGGAGGAAGGGGCTGGAGCCTGGATTTCAGGGATCTTTGGGGAGGGGGAGACTCGGATCCAGACTCCTGAACCGCTTGGGGAAGGAGGGGACTGTGGACTTGgattcctgggtctgagggatAAGAAGAATGGGGGGCCCAACTCTAAAGACCTTTGAGGAAGAAGGTGCTGGGAACCTGTCCTCCTGGATCTCTGATGAGGAGGGGCTGGGGGCCTGGACTTTTGGGTCTGAGGGAAGAGGAGCTGGGGCTGTCAGAGGTGGACCTCAGGCCTCTCGAGGGCTTGGGAATGATCCTAAGTCCTCCTTGCTCTCCTCCAGGACCTAGGCATCCCTGGCCCTGGTGAGGGAAGCCCCACCCTCTGCAGCCCCTGGGGGCAGCGAGCACCTGTTTGCTCTTAGGAGACAGAAACTACTCCTCTACCCCAGTGGCCTAAGTCTGTTTGCTTTGGAAACAAGGTTGGGGGTGTCTCGAGTTATGTGGTTCAGCTTTCACCCTTGGGCCATCAAGTGGCACAGGGTTGTGGGGGCGGGGTCGAACGACATCTGTGACCTCAAGCAGGACTTCACCTCACACCAGCAACTGGCCTCCCTGCTCTCCAGGCACCTCAAATGA from Loxodonta africana isolate mLoxAfr1 chromosome 11, mLoxAfr1.hap2, whole genome shotgun sequence includes these protein-coding regions:
- the SBK2 gene encoding serine/threonine-protein kinase SBK2, which gives rise to MDHTLVTLSVSAITVMPGKQSEEKQAEVGAAKDGAQEGLGVLTAEELQQGQEAALVLEDMMALSAQTLIRAEVDELYQDARPLGQGRFGRVLLVTHRQKGTPMALKQLPKASTSLRGFLYEFCVGLSLGTHSAIVASYGIGIESADSYSFLTEPILHGDLIAFIQPKVGLPQPAAQSCAAQLASALEHIHSHGLVYRDLKPENVLVCDPTCQHVKLTDFGHTRPRGTLLRLAGPPIPYTAPELCGPPPLPEGLPIQPALDAWALGVLLFCLLTGYFPWDQPLAEADPFYEDFLIWQASRQPQDRPQPWFGLTPVADALLWGLLDPHPRKRCPVSSVRGYLGQPWRQREGKGESVGKRDVDDRE